TTATGCCTGGAGTAGATTTACGTGCGCATTAGTCATTGCCTTTTGCTGTGCTATCGTGCATTCTTTTATGGAACAAAGCATCTATTCTTTATCGCTAGGTATAGTAGGAATGCTATTGGTAATACTATTATTTTTGCAAGAATGGAAAGAGATGCTTCAAATTGCAAAAAGCAGGTTGAAGTTGAAGGCTTGATAACTTATGGAGTGAGAGCATATAGGTCACTTTACTTTCGCACAAACGTCATCCACATTATTACTCAGAATTTTTAATTTTGCCATGATTGCCATCATAGAATACGGAGTAGGGAATTTGAATTCAGTCAGGAACATGTTTAAGAAGATTGGATACAATGCTTCTATTACTTCCAATCCTGAAGAAATATTAAAGGCTGATAAGATATTGCTTCCTGGTGTGGGTGCATTTGATAATGGTATGACGAAGTTAAATGACTCTGGTTTGCTACCGGTACTAAAGCAGAAGGCCCTGCAAGAAAAGGTGCCAGTTCTGGGGATATGCCTGGGCATGCAGATGCTTACTAATGGTAGCGAAGAAGGCACCTTACCTGGCTTAGGTTGGATAGATGCTGATACGCTAAAGTTTCGATTTACTGACAGCAGTATAAAAGTGCCGCATATGGGTTGGAATTATATAGCTTTGAAAAAAGAAACTCCTCTGTTTAAGGATATGGATAGAACCACAAGTCGCTTTTACTTTGTGCATTCGTTTCATGTGAAGTGCAATAACAGTAGTAATTCATTGGCAGAAACTACTTATGGTACAACTTTTTCGTCTGCCATTATGAATGACAACTTATTTGGAACTCAGTTTCACCCGGAAAAAAGCCATAAATATGGAATGCAGCTATTAACTAACTTTGCAAAACTCTAGAAGATGCTTCGGAAGAGAATAATACCCTGCCTGCTTCTAAAGGAAGAAGGTTTAGTTAAAACTGTAAAGTTTAAGCAAGAGAAGTATATAGGAGATCCTATAAATGCTTTAAAGATATTTAACGAAAAAGAAGTAGACGAGCTGGTATTCTTAGACATATCGGCGACTGAAAGAAAAGAGGAGCCTCATTATGATCTACTTTCTGAAATAGCATCAGAATGCTTTATGCCTCTAGCTTATGGTGGAGGAATTCATAAGATTGAGCAGATAAGCAAGATATTAAGTCTTGGATTTGAGAAGGTTGTTATCAATACCGCAGCAGTAGATAATCCTGACTTAATCAAAGAAGCAGCCCAAGTCTTTGGTAGCTCTACTATAGTGGTAAGCATAGATGTAAAAAAGAATCTATTTGGCAAGTATCAGGTTTATACTAAACGAGGAACCTACAACACTAAATTAGATCCGGTAAAACATGCTGCTAATGTTGAGAATCTCGGAGCGGGAGAAGTAATGCTTAACAGTATTGATAGAGATGGAACGATGTCTGGCTACGATATAGCTTTGATTGCAAAGGTTTCAAACCATGTAAGTATCCCTATCATTGCAAGCGGCGGTGCCGGAAATTTACAGCACTTCTATGAGGCCCTGACGTTAGGTAAAGCTTCTGCAGCAGCTGCTGGGAGCTTCTTTGTCTTTCATGGAAAAAACAGAGCCGTACTAATCAATTATCCATCAGAGGCCGATTTTAGCCAGAGCCAAATTTTTTAAATTTTATTAATATATGATACCTTATCAAGTTTGTAATCGATGTGTAATGGATACGTCGGAGCCAGAAATATCATTTGATGAGAATGGGAATTGTAATCACTGCACGGCCTACCTATCCAACGAACATAATTTAGCTCTTCAATCTGACACATCTAAAAAAGAAGATCTAAATAAACTTGTAGAAAGAATCAAATCTAGCTCCAGGAACAGTAAATATGATTGTATTATCGGAGTAAGTGGTGGAGTTGACAGTACATACGTTGCTTATCTTGTAAAAGAGCTAGGTTTAAATCCGCTGGCTGTGCACTTAGACAATGGCTGGAACTCAGAACTTGCAGTAAGCAATATCCAGAAAACATTAGATAATTTAGGCATCGACCTTTATACGTATGTGATTGACTGGCATGAGTTTAGAGACATTCAACTGTCCTTCTTGAAAGCTTCAGTAAGAGACGCAGAAATCCCTACAGATCATGCCATCATCTCAGTTTTGTACCAGGTAGCGGCGAAAGAAAATCTTAAATATATTCTTAGCGGAGCAAACTCTGCAACTGAAGGCATTTATCCGGTTACCTGGACATACGGTATTGCAGACTTAAAATATATTAAAGGCATTCATAGCATCTTTGGCTCAAAAAAGCTTAAAACGTTTCCGAGTACCAGTCTTTCAATGAAGGACTATTATATCTTACTGAAACAGATCAAGACCGTTCCGATCCTTGACTATATAGATTTCAACAAGGAGAAGGCGATGCAAATCATTCAAAATGAGCTGGGTTGGAGGTATTACGGCGGTAAACATTACGAATCTATTTATACAAGATTCTTTCAAGGCTATATTATGCCTGTAAAATTTAAAATAGACAAAAGAAGAGCGCACTTATCTACCCTGATCTGTTCTGGTCAAATAACAAAAGCCGAGGCTTTGGAAGAGCTAAAAAAGGAAATATATCCTGCGGAATTATATGAATCTGATAGAGAATTTGTTTTGAAGAAGTTAAAGTTATCAGAGACAGATTTTGCAGAAATAATGAAACTTCCAATTAAGTCTTATAAGGATTACCCTAACAGCAAAAACTACTTTGAGTTTAGAAAAAAGGTAGTTCCATACCTAAGGAAAATATCCCTGATGCATTAAAACATCAATTAAGTAGAATTTAGCATAAAGTTATTCTCAGGCTATCAAGTTACATGTCAGCGACACATAATTAGATAGCCTGAATTATTATATGAAAACAAAAAACAGTAACAAGTCGCTTCTTGTCATGATTGGCAACAGTAAATTAGGAGGGCTTGAAAGACGGTATTCGAAGGCTTTTGCTAAACTGCAGGAAAAAAATCATAACTCATTTTTAGTAGTTAATCAGGATTTATACAATGGTTTGCTTCAACACAGCATCATAAGTAGCAGTACCCCTAACATCTTTATTGTAAAACAGAAGACAAGTTTTAAGTCATTCAAAACACCCTTAAAATTTCAACTTTTTGCGGCTTTCGAAATTCTAAAAATTGTTCTTAAGCATCGTATAAATAATTTACATTTAGTACAGACGCAAATTCTAATCAGCTCCATACTTACTTTATTTCCAGTAAAAAACAAGATCATTACTTTCGCCCATACCGATTTTGATCCTGGTTATGAAAGAGGGCTAAAGAGATTACTGCTAAAATTTGTACTCGCCAGAGTAAATAGGATTGATTTTCTGTCGAATGATATTAAGAATAAATATCTAAAGAAATACCCTCTACTCTCAGATCAAACTGAGAATCTTGTGACTCCCTGCAGTTACATTGATTATGAAAAATTTATACCTGGAGAAAAGCACAAGACCATAATATCACTTTCTAGGCTAGATCCGATAAAGAACACTAAGCTGCTTGTAGAGGCAATTCACATTATCATCAATGAAAGAAAATTGTCTCTGGATGGCTATAAATGCTTGATACTTGGTGATGGTCCTTGTAAAGAAGAATTAGAAGAACTGATAAAGAGATACAGTATCGGAAAATATGTGGAATTGGGATACGCTTTCAACCCAGTAGATTATTTAAAACACTCTACAATTTTTGTATCTATACAGCAAACAAACAATTATCCTTCTCAAAGTTTGATTGAAGCTATGGCATGTGAAAATGCTGTCATAGCGTCTGATGTTGGAGAAACAAGATTATTAGTTGATGAACAAAACGGTGTTTTAGTAGAGCTGAATTCCGAAATAATTGCCGATGCAATTTTAAGTTTGATTCAAAACCCTGTTTTGTTAGACCTTTTAAGGCTGAACTCAAGAAGTAAAGTTTTGTGCACTCATACAATTGAAAACTTTTTGGGCTACTTAGTCAATAGTTTATACCGATAGAATACTTCTTAAAGTGAATGATTATATATCGCAGACCAGTAAGCCTAACTATAGGTTCTTATTGTTTCTATTGCTACTTACCAGCGGTCCTATTCCACTGAAGTTAGTTGCGTTACTTTTCATCAAAGTTCCTTTAAAAGTTCGTACCAGAGTAAGTCTTGCTAAGGCATTCTATATCTTTATTGCTTCCTATTCACTTGTTTATGGTGCACTCTTTCTATTCAATCAGAATTATTGGATAGCTTATTTCTTAGTTTTATTGTTTTGGATAATTGCATTCATAGCTTTTTGTGAAATTGAAAATTTCATTAAGCAGAACGATTTCCAAACTATCAATGCTACCATAAATTGCTACTTCTTCATAAACTTCATTTTTGTTGTACAACAACTCATTTCGATAATTATTTATTCCGGCTCATTAAATCCTTTTAACGCTAGTGCGTCGCATGGTGATATGATAATGGGTATCTACAGTAATTCATCCATCAATATGATTGTGATGGGATTTTATGCCATCTATTTCTTTTATAAAAGGAGTCTTGGAAAGCTGTTTATTGCATTATTCTGCTTCCTGATGACTGGCTATATGAGTGGACTTCTGATACTACTCGTAGCATTAACAATGTTTTTCTTTCTCTTTGAGAAGAGAATTTCTTTAAAAATTTACTCCATACTAATTATCATCTCCATTATAGTTTTCTACTACTTCTTCTCTAGAGAGAATTATGATTACGCCTTAGGCTACATCAACAGAGCACTTGCATTTGATGCTAAAATGCCTTTCAAACTAAAATCATACATACAGACATATCACTACTGGACAGATTCTGCTGCAAACTTCATATTCGGTGCTGGTCCTGGTAATTTTTCTTCTAGGGTTACCTTCGTGGTATCAGGAGATTATGTAGGTTGGTATCCAGAAAGCTTAAGCTATGTTTCAAAAAGCTTCGCAAAAAATCATTTTTGGATATGGAATTATGATTTTAATAATCCCTGGGACAATATCAATAATGCAGCCAATCAACCTTTTTCGGCTTATAATCAGATTATTGGCGAGTACGGCCTGATAGGATTGATCGCTTTCATTTTTCTATACATTGGCTTTTGGATGAGAGGCTTTATGAGCTTAACTTACGGTAAAATTATATTTATTTCCTTCTTAGGGTATTTAGTTTTAGATTATTGGTTTGAATATTTTTCCGTTGTGATCCTTTTTGAATTGTTCATGCTTTTGAACAGAAAAGAGTCAGAAACAGCTAAACTTTAAATGAAATACTTTTTTATTGCTCCAGTTAGAGGCCCTATTAATGGAGCGAAATATTTAACTACTAAAATAATCGAATGTTTTGGTGATAAGGATATCACTATAATCGACACTTCTCAGGCAGCTAGTGCAGAAGACTTTGGAAAGTTCTCTTTCAAAAAGATTATAAGTATATTCAATTATGTGAAATGTATAATTTTAAAGGTAAAACCAAAATCGGTCTGCTACATTAATTTAACACCACATGGTTTTGCTTTTTACCGTGATGTAATCCTACTACAGTCCTTAAAACTAAAACGAGCTAACATAACAGTACACCTGCATACAAACACGTTAGCATCAAAAAACAAATCACTGTTAAAGCTTTTACTTAATTCTGTAAAGGTAATTGTACTTAACAAGTATCAATTAAATTCTCTGTCTTTCTTGCCAAACGTATACCTGCTTGAAAATTCTTTACCAAATCAGAATTCTCGTTCGTTTGAGGAAACCTGGGAAATGAAGCCAAATTTTTCCCTTCTGTTTTTTTCAAATATTTCAGAAGAGAAAGGTATTTACGAGGCTATAGAAATTTATAAAGGTCTAAAACCCCTTTGCCCAAATATACAGCTAAAGGTAGCGGGAGGGTTTCTGGATCTAGAGGCAAAAACCTTTTTAGAACAAGAAATCAAACATGATCCTAATATATTATATTTAGGAGTAGTAAATGAAGAAGATATAAAGGTAAGGCTCTTCTCGGAGGCAAGTGTATTTTTGTTCCTGAGTAAACCATTTTACGAAGCGTCACCGCTAGTTTACATAGAAGCGTTGATGTTTGGATTACCCATTGTATCTACCTCACAATATGTAACAGAGAATGTAATAAAGAACAACAATGGCATTATACATACTCCTCTAAACCTCAAAGAGTCTGTTCGTTACATTTATTCCTTATATCAAGATCAGAACTCCCACAAAGACGCTTCTTATAGAAGCTATTTAAACTATCACTCTTTTTACTCTTTTAACCATTATATAGAGCGATTACAGATCATTTTATCTGAAACTTTAGCAAAATAAATGACACTTCCAGTTCCTATTCTAATAGTCGTACACAACCATTCAGAATTTTTACCACGACTTATTGAGTCACTAGAGCAGTTTAGGTTAAATGCCTATTTCTGTGATGCGGCTTCAACAGACAACTCAGCCAAGATTATTGAAAACAGCAGTTACAGTAACAGTCTTCTCAAGAAAGAAAAGTTGGAAAGCTTTTCGAAAAACAACAATGATTTGTTGAGGCATTTTAATATCCAAAGTGAGTACTATATCATTTTAAACCCTGACACATACTTTGATACAAACTTTGTCGAAATACTAGTAAGCTATGCTGATGCCAATCCCAACGCTGCTATAGTTTCTCCTCGCTTACTTTATCCTAATGGACAAGTTCAAAAGAACTGGAAAAGGTACCCAAATTTTATTCAAACGATTCTTAAAAGGTTTGGCTTGACTACCATACATCATGAGCCTTTAGTTGAATCTGGTCCGATTGACTGGTGTTTAGGGGCTTGCTTCTTGGTAAGGGATAGCTTTATCAAAGAAAGAAGCTTTCTTTTCGACGAAAGGTACAGGCTTTATTGTGAAGATATTGACATTTGCTTTGATGCGCATCAGAGAGGGTATGATGTGATTGGATTAGATACTACTTACGTCTATCACAATTTGGGAGAAAGTAGCTCTAAAAGCATCTTTACCAAGTATAACTACTGGAATCTACAGAGTATAATCAAATTTATAGTTAAATGGAACAGATTATACCTGAGGCATTTCTAAAAGGAAATAAGATTCATTGGCCAGTAAAGGATTGGGAAAACAAAGTATACCTTGGTCTGCTATCAGGGTTTGCAATTTCTCTGTTTCTACCGCTGCTCTTTACGAACATATTTACTATACTATTAACTACTCTTTCGATTTACATATTCATCATTAAGAAACCCTTTAAAGACAGGAAAAACAAAGCTTATTTAGTTCTTACAGTTTCATTATACATATCCTTTCTGATTGGCCTTTTTTATTCTGAAAATATAGATGAAGGCTTAAATTCATTAGTT
Above is a window of Pontibacter akesuensis DNA encoding:
- the hisH gene encoding imidazole glycerol phosphate synthase subunit HisH encodes the protein MIAIIEYGVGNLNSVRNMFKKIGYNASITSNPEEILKADKILLPGVGAFDNGMTKLNDSGLLPVLKQKALQEKVPVLGICLGMQMLTNGSEEGTLPGLGWIDADTLKFRFTDSSIKVPHMGWNYIALKKETPLFKDMDRTTSRFYFVHSFHVKCNNSSNSLAETTYGTTFSSAIMNDNLFGTQFHPEKSHKYGMQLLTNFAKL
- a CDS encoding AglZ/HisF2 family acetamidino modification protein, which produces MLRKRIIPCLLLKEEGLVKTVKFKQEKYIGDPINALKIFNEKEVDELVFLDISATERKEEPHYDLLSEIASECFMPLAYGGGIHKIEQISKILSLGFEKVVINTAAVDNPDLIKEAAQVFGSSTIVVSIDVKKNLFGKYQVYTKRGTYNTKLDPVKHAANVENLGAGEVMLNSIDRDGTMSGYDIALIAKVSNHVSIPIIASGGAGNLQHFYEALTLGKASAAAAGSFFVFHGKNRAVLINYPSEADFSQSQIF
- a CDS encoding N-acetyl sugar amidotransferase; the encoded protein is MIPYQVCNRCVMDTSEPEISFDENGNCNHCTAYLSNEHNLALQSDTSKKEDLNKLVERIKSSSRNSKYDCIIGVSGGVDSTYVAYLVKELGLNPLAVHLDNGWNSELAVSNIQKTLDNLGIDLYTYVIDWHEFRDIQLSFLKASVRDAEIPTDHAIISVLYQVAAKENLKYILSGANSATEGIYPVTWTYGIADLKYIKGIHSIFGSKKLKTFPSTSLSMKDYYILLKQIKTVPILDYIDFNKEKAMQIIQNELGWRYYGGKHYESIYTRFFQGYIMPVKFKIDKRRAHLSTLICSGQITKAEALEELKKEIYPAELYESDREFVLKKLKLSETDFAEIMKLPIKSYKDYPNSKNYFEFRKKVVPYLRKISLMH
- a CDS encoding glycosyltransferase produces the protein MKTKNSNKSLLVMIGNSKLGGLERRYSKAFAKLQEKNHNSFLVVNQDLYNGLLQHSIISSSTPNIFIVKQKTSFKSFKTPLKFQLFAAFEILKIVLKHRINNLHLVQTQILISSILTLFPVKNKIITFAHTDFDPGYERGLKRLLLKFVLARVNRIDFLSNDIKNKYLKKYPLLSDQTENLVTPCSYIDYEKFIPGEKHKTIISLSRLDPIKNTKLLVEAIHIIINERKLSLDGYKCLILGDGPCKEELEELIKRYSIGKYVELGYAFNPVDYLKHSTIFVSIQQTNNYPSQSLIEAMACENAVIASDVGETRLLVDEQNGVLVELNSEIIADAILSLIQNPVLLDLLRLNSRSKVLCTHTIENFLGYLVNSLYR
- a CDS encoding O-antigen ligase family protein; protein product: MNDYISQTSKPNYRFLLFLLLLTSGPIPLKLVALLFIKVPLKVRTRVSLAKAFYIFIASYSLVYGALFLFNQNYWIAYFLVLLFWIIAFIAFCEIENFIKQNDFQTINATINCYFFINFIFVVQQLISIIIYSGSLNPFNASASHGDMIMGIYSNSSINMIVMGFYAIYFFYKRSLGKLFIALFCFLMTGYMSGLLILLVALTMFFFLFEKRISLKIYSILIIISIIVFYYFFSRENYDYALGYINRALAFDAKMPFKLKSYIQTYHYWTDSAANFIFGAGPGNFSSRVTFVVSGDYVGWYPESLSYVSKSFAKNHFWIWNYDFNNPWDNINNAANQPFSAYNQIIGEYGLIGLIAFIFLYIGFWMRGFMSLTYGKIIFISFLGYLVLDYWFEYFSVVILFELFMLLNRKESETAKL
- a CDS encoding glycosyltransferase, producing the protein MKYFFIAPVRGPINGAKYLTTKIIECFGDKDITIIDTSQAASAEDFGKFSFKKIISIFNYVKCIILKVKPKSVCYINLTPHGFAFYRDVILLQSLKLKRANITVHLHTNTLASKNKSLLKLLLNSVKVIVLNKYQLNSLSFLPNVYLLENSLPNQNSRSFEETWEMKPNFSLLFFSNISEEKGIYEAIEIYKGLKPLCPNIQLKVAGGFLDLEAKTFLEQEIKHDPNILYLGVVNEEDIKVRLFSEASVFLFLSKPFYEASPLVYIEALMFGLPIVSTSQYVTENVIKNNNGIIHTPLNLKESVRYIYSLYQDQNSHKDASYRSYLNYHSFYSFNHYIERLQIILSETLAK
- a CDS encoding glycosyltransferase, whose amino-acid sequence is MTLPVPILIVVHNHSEFLPRLIESLEQFRLNAYFCDAASTDNSAKIIENSSYSNSLLKKEKLESFSKNNNDLLRHFNIQSEYYIILNPDTYFDTNFVEILVSYADANPNAAIVSPRLLYPNGQVQKNWKRYPNFIQTILKRFGLTTIHHEPLVESGPIDWCLGACFLVRDSFIKERSFLFDERYRLYCEDIDICFDAHQRGYDVIGLDTTYVYHNLGESSSKSIFTKYNYWNLQSIIKFIVKWNRLYLRHF